In Lotus japonicus ecotype B-129 chromosome 5, LjGifu_v1.2, one genomic interval encodes:
- the LOC130721201 gene encoding pentatricopeptide repeat-containing protein At3g49740 — MKKCWFSRQMSTTTISSEQILKLNHLLATLTRSNQHTESLKLFTQIHSSHTLRPDHYTLSTAITASANTRPAATATTFGNQLHAHAIRTGLKAHSHVANSLLSLYAKAEDLASVERAFAEIEYPDDYSWTTMLSASTRLGHVGDALKLFDQMPNRSNVAVWNAIITRCGADNGHDDVAFDLFRDMQKIGVRPDGYTFTSMLSLCSVELLDFGRHVHSVVIRSGFLARTSVVNSLITMYFNCGCVVDAYQVFGEVEAGLRDHVTYNAMIDGLVRVDRNEDAFVMFRDMQKACFSPMEATFVSVMSSCSSLRVGCQAQAQSIKTGFDAYTAVNNATMTMYSCFGKVNEAQNIFERMEERDLVSWNIMISMFFQENLNETAILTYLKMRRVGIEPDEFTYGSLLGASDSLQVVEMVHSLLSKIGLMKVEVLNSLIAAYCRNGRINWALQIFSNLPYKSLISWNTIISGFLTNGCPLQGLEQFSALLNTPLKPNAYSLSLILSICSSTSSMSHGKQVHGYILRHGFSSEISLGNALVTMYAKCGSLDGSLGVFNAMVKRDTISWNALISAYAQHGQGKEAVCCFEAMQISPGIEPDHATFTIVLSACSHVGLVDDGTRIFDMMVNIYGFVPSVDHFSCIVDLLGRSGYLEEAERLIKGGYFGANSNICWSLFSACAAHGNLRLGRMVARLLLEKDHNNPSVYVLLSNICAAAGQWEEAANLRDMMREFGTTKQPGCSWIGT, encoded by the coding sequence ATGAAGAAGTGCTGGTTTTCCCGGCAGATGTCGACGACGACCATTTCCAGCGAACAAATCCTCAAACTCAACCACTTGCTCGCAACACTCACTCGCTCAAATCAACACACCGAGTCTCTCAAACTCTTCACCCAAATTCACTCATCCCACACTCTCAGACCCGACCACTACACCCTCTCCACCGCCATCACCGCCTCCGCCAACACCCGCcccgccgccaccgccaccaccttcGGGAACCAGCTTCACGCCCACGCCATCCGAACCGGCCTCAAAGCGCACTCTCATGTGGCGAACTCTTTGCTCTCTCTCTACGCCAAAGCTGAGGACCTTGCTTCTGTGGAACGTGCTTTTGCAGAAATTGAATACCCAGATGATTATTCATGGACCACAATGCTGTCTGCTTCAACTAGACTGGGCCATGTTGGTGATGCCCTTAAGCTGTTTGATCAAATGCCAAACAGGAGCAATGTGGCTGTTTGGAATGCCATTATCACTCGGTGCGGCGCCGATAATGGGCATGATGATGTTGCTTTTGATCTGTTCAGGGATATGCAGAAAATAGGTGTTAGGCCTGATGGTTACACCTTCACCAGCATGCTTAGTTTGTGCTCTGTGGAGCTTTTGGATTTTGGAAGGCATGTCCATTCAGTGGTTATCAGAAGTGGTTTCTTGGCTAGGACTTCTGTGGTTAATTCTCTGATCACTATGTATTTTAACTGTGGATGTGTTGTGGATGCTTATCAGGTGTTTGGGGAAGTAGAAGCTGGGCTTCGTGATCATGTTACGTATAATGCAATGATAGATGGTCTTGTGCGCGTGGATAGAAATGAAGATGCTTTTGTAATGTTCAGAGATATGCAAAAGGCGTGTTTTAGTCCAATGGAAGCTACCTTTGTGAGTGTCATGAGCTCTTGCTCTTCTCTGAGGGTTGGCTGTCAAGCACAAGCACAATCTATCAAAACAGGGTTTGATGCTTATACTGCTGTGAACAATGCAACGATGACCATGTATTCCTGCTTTGGGAAGGTCAATGAAGCTCAAAATATTTTTGAGAGAATGGAAGAAAGGGATCTTGTTTCATGGAACATAATGATTTCAATGTTTTTTCAAGAGAATCTTAACGAAACAGCAATCTTAACCTATCTGAAAATGAGGAGGGTAGGAATTGAACCAGATGAGTTTACTTATGGAAGTCTGCTAGGTGCCTCAGACTCTTTGCAAGTTGTGGAGATGGTCCACTCCCTCCTATCGAAAATTGGGCTTATGAAAGTTGAAGTTTTGAATTCATTGATTGCTGCATATTGCAGAAATGGAAGGATAAATTGGGCCTTACAAATCTTCTCTAATCTTCCCTATAAAAGTTTGATATCCTGGAATACTATCATATCTGGATTCCTCACAAATGGATGCCCACTGCAAGGGTTAGAGCAATTCTCTGCGTTACTTAATACACCTCTGAAGCCAAATGCCTATTCCCTCAGTCTTATTTTGAGCATTTGTTCTAGCACTTCATCCATGAGTCATGGGAAACAGGTTCACGGTTACATATTACGACATGGTTTTTCTTCAGAAATTTCTTTGGGTAATGCCCTGGTCACAATGTATGCCAAATGTGGATCTTTAGACGGGTCGTTGGGAGTATTTAATGCAATGGTGAAAAGAGATACAATCTCTTGGAATGCTCTAATATCTGCTTACGCACAACATGGACAAGGCAAAGAAGCTGTGTGCTGTTTTGAGGCAATGCAGATCTCACCTGGAATCGAACCAGACCACGCGACCTTTACTATTGTTCTTTCAGCTTGTAGTCATGTAGGTTTAGTTGATGATGGTACCCGTATTTTTGATATGATGGTGAACATTTACGGATTTGTACCCAGTGTGGATCATTTTTCTTGTATAGTTGATCTGCTGGGCCGCAGTGGATACCTTGAAGAGGCCGAAAGATTAATTAAAGGTGGATATTTTGGAGCAAATTCTAATATCTGCTGGTCATTGTTCAGTGCTTGTGCAGCTCATGGTAATTTAAGGCTAGGAAGAATGGTTGCCAGACTTCTCCTGGAAAAAGACCATAACAATCCATCAGTTTATGTGCTTTTATCAAATATCTGTGCAGCTGCCGGCCAGTGGGAAGAAGCAGCTAATCTTAGAGATATGATGAGAGAATTTGGGACAACAAAGCAGCCTGGCTGCAGTTGGATCGGAACCTAG
- the LOC130717900 gene encoding chaperone protein dnaJ 6-like, with translation MGKKKRVRVSDDEEETESELNPSNNHNENSLYQVLGVESTASQQEIKKAYYKLALRLHPDKNPGDEEAKAKFQQLQNVISILGDEEKRAIYDQTGSVDDADLAGDVVQNLREYFRTMYKKVTEADIEEFQANYRGSESEKKDLIDLYKKCKGNMNRLFSSMLCSDPKLDSHRYKDILDEAIAAGELKEKKAYKKWAKKISEIKPPTSPLRPRAESKKQPGTDLYAMISQRQHERKNRLDSMFSSLISKYGGRQMPEPSEEEFEATQRKLESRMSSKKSRPSEEDFEATQRKLESRRSSKKSKLK, from the exons ATGGGTAAGAAGAAGAGAGTTAGGGTTTCCGATGATGAGGAAGAAACCGAATCTGAACTCAACCCTTCCAACAATCACAACGAAAATTCCCTCTATCAG GTTCTTGGTGTGGAGAGCACAGCTTCACAACAGGAAATAAAGAAGGCATACTACAAGTTGGCATTGAGGCTGCATCCGGATAAGAATCCTGGTGATGAG GAAGCTAAGGCCAAGTTTCAGCAATTGCAAAATGTTATCTCGATACTTGGGGATGAGGAAAAACGGGCCATTTATGATCAGACTGGATCTGTTGATGATGCG GACCTTGCAGGGGATGTTGTTCAGAATCTTCGAGAATATTTCAGAACAATGTACAAGAAG GTCACTGAAGCGGATATTGAGGAGTTTCAAGCGAACTATAGGGGATCTGAATCTGAGAAGAAGGATTTGATTGACCTGTACAAGAAGTGCAAGGGTAACATGAACAG GCTATTTTCTTCAATGCTTTGTTCGGATCCTAAACTTGACTCACACCGATACAAGGATATTCTTGATGAGGCTATAGCTGCTG GAGAACTAAAGGAGAAAAAAGCCTACAAGAAATGGGCAAAGAAAATATCAGAAATCAAACCACCTACTAGTCCATTGAGGCCAAGGGCAGA ATCGAAAAAGCAACCAGGAACGGACTTGTACGCTATGATATCACAGCGACAACATGAGCGGAAAAACCGGTTAGATTCTATGTTCTCATCTCTAATTTCAAAATATGGTGGACGTCAAATGCCAGAACCCTCTGAAGAGGAATTTGAAGCTACACAGAGAAAGCTTGAAAGCCGAATGTCCTCAAAAAAGTCAAGGCCCTCTGAAGAGGATTTTGAAGCTACACAGAGAAAGCTTGAAAGCCGAAGGTCCTCAAAAAAGTCAAAACTAAAGTAA